Proteins from one Flavobacterium sp. N2038 genomic window:
- a CDS encoding GH92 family glycosyl hydrolase, translated as MAASLILGASESQIKKEYMFTRHTKLIFSGILALNLFFVNPVGAQKKNVKQNNLDYTQYVNPFIGSAGHGHVFVGANVPFGAVQLGPVNIFEGWDWCSGYNYASNTILGFTHTHLSGTGIGDLNDILLLPVSGKVPLFKGTKEDMVNGYGSYFSHENEVSKPGYYSVLLDKYKIKAELTASERVGFHKYTFNSTSDAHVLLDLADGIGWDKPVKTYIKKINETTLAGYRFSAGWATDQRIYFTMEFSEPISKLALYDDKTAVSGNEGEGLKMKAVLDFATLKNKQVLVKVGISPVSSENAAANIKAEIPNWDFDQTVKTATSKWNAELNKIQITGNDKTMKVFYTSLYHTMFAPSIFNDVNGDYRGTDKKVYEKANFTNYTTFSLWDTYRGLHPLYTITQPDKINDIVKSFLAIYEQQGRLPVWHLMGNETNTMNGNHSIAVIADAYLKGYRDYDVALAYEAMKKTAMQTRDGMDYVQKLQYIPADKMLESVGNALEYAIDDYAIAQMAKALNKTEDYEYFSKRANLYKLYFDKETTFMRGKLADGNWRTPFNPLSSAHRKDDYVEGNAWQYTWLVPQDPYGLIDLFGSESKFLAKLDSLFQITDKVEGEEISPDISGLIGQYAQGNEPNHHIPYLYAFAGEPWKTAKLIREIDDKFYSTKPDGLCGNEDLGQMSAWYILSSMGFYSVNPANGVYVLGSPLVNTATIHHKKGISFTVNAINNSAVNMYIQKAEYNGKPYTKSYITHDMIVKGGELKLYMGSKPSATWGVKKEDRPL; from the coding sequence ATGGCAGCCAGTTTAATTCTAGGTGCATCAGAAAGTCAAATAAAAAAAGAATATATGTTTACAAGACACACCAAATTAATTTTTAGCGGTATTCTCGCTTTAAATCTTTTTTTTGTAAATCCAGTTGGTGCACAGAAAAAAAATGTAAAACAGAATAATTTAGATTACACACAATATGTAAATCCGTTTATTGGCTCAGCGGGTCATGGTCACGTATTTGTGGGTGCAAATGTTCCTTTCGGAGCCGTTCAGTTAGGACCTGTTAATATTTTTGAAGGCTGGGACTGGTGCAGTGGTTACAATTATGCAAGTAATACCATTTTAGGTTTTACGCACACACATTTAAGCGGTACCGGAATTGGAGATTTAAATGATATTTTACTGCTTCCGGTTTCGGGAAAAGTGCCTCTTTTTAAAGGAACAAAAGAAGATATGGTAAACGGTTACGGGTCTTATTTTTCACATGAAAATGAAGTAAGCAAGCCAGGTTACTATAGTGTTTTGCTTGATAAATATAAAATCAAAGCCGAATTAACAGCCAGCGAAAGAGTTGGTTTTCATAAATATACTTTTAATTCTACCAGTGATGCACACGTTTTATTAGACCTTGCAGACGGAATTGGCTGGGATAAACCGGTAAAAACATATATCAAAAAGATAAATGAAACCACACTGGCGGGATATCGTTTTTCAGCTGGTTGGGCGACAGATCAGCGCATTTATTTTACAATGGAATTCTCTGAGCCAATTTCAAAATTAGCTTTGTATGATGATAAAACAGCAGTTTCAGGAAATGAAGGTGAAGGTTTAAAAATGAAAGCAGTTTTGGATTTCGCTACTTTAAAAAACAAACAAGTTTTGGTAAAAGTTGGAATTTCTCCGGTAAGTTCTGAAAATGCTGCTGCTAATATAAAAGCTGAAATTCCAAATTGGGATTTTGATCAGACAGTTAAAACAGCAACTTCAAAATGGAACGCCGAATTAAATAAAATTCAGATTACAGGAAACGATAAAACAATGAAAGTTTTTTATACTTCATTGTATCACACCATGTTTGCTCCATCTATATTCAATGATGTAAATGGCGATTACAGAGGAACTGATAAAAAAGTATACGAGAAGGCAAATTTTACCAACTACACTACTTTTTCGCTTTGGGATACCTACCGTGGACTTCATCCTTTGTACACTATTACACAGCCGGATAAAATCAATGACATTGTAAAATCATTTTTGGCAATTTATGAGCAACAAGGCAGATTACCGGTTTGGCATTTAATGGGTAATGAAACCAATACAATGAATGGAAATCATTCCATAGCTGTAATTGCAGACGCATACCTAAAAGGATATCGCGATTATGATGTCGCTTTAGCTTATGAAGCAATGAAAAAAACAGCAATGCAAACACGTGACGGAATGGATTACGTACAAAAACTACAATACATACCAGCTGATAAAATGCTGGAATCTGTTGGTAATGCATTAGAATATGCTATAGATGATTATGCTATTGCTCAAATGGCAAAGGCTTTAAACAAAACAGAGGATTACGAGTATTTTTCAAAAAGAGCCAATTTGTACAAACTTTATTTTGATAAAGAAACTACATTTATGCGTGGAAAATTAGCAGATGGAAACTGGAGAACGCCATTTAATCCGCTTTCATCAGCACATCGTAAAGACGATTATGTAGAAGGAAATGCGTGGCAATATACCTGGCTGGTACCTCAGGATCCTTACGGATTAATTGACTTATTTGGCAGCGAAAGTAAATTTTTGGCAAAGTTAGATTCACTTTTTCAAATCACTGATAAAGTAGAAGGTGAAGAGATTTCTCCAGATATCAGTGGATTAATTGGGCAATATGCACAAGGAAATGAGCCAAATCACCATATTCCGTATTTATACGCTTTTGCCGGAGAACCTTGGAAAACAGCCAAATTAATTAGAGAAATCGACGATAAATTCTACTCAACAAAACCAGACGGATTGTGTGGTAATGAAGACTTAGGACAAATGTCGGCCTGGTATATTTTATCCTCAATGGGATTCTATTCAGTTAATCCTGCAAACGGAGTATATGTTTTAGGAAGTCCGCTAGTAAATACAGCAACAATTCATCACAAAAAAGGAATTTCGTTTACAGTGAATGCTATTAATAACAGCGCTGTAAATATGTATATCCAAAAAGCAGAATACAACGGAAAACCCTATACAAAATCTTATATCACGCACGATATGATTGTAAAAGGAGGGGAGCTGAAATTGTATATGGGAAGTAAACCATCTGCAACCTGGGGAGTGAAAAAAGAAGACAGACCTCTTTAG